TACTATTGTGTTTGTAAAGTGATCATATCTGTGTATGTACaatatatgttttgaaatagaaaaaaccACATGCAAAAAAAGCATATCTGCataacttaatcgattacagtgttgAGATAATCAATTAGGGTCATCAGACAACTTGAGTTTTcaactgtggcaaaacaacaagttttgaatCGATCACGTTAGTTggtaaatcgattaaaagtcgtgtgttttctcatatcattttcaaatgtgcTGTGACGAGTTTTaggaaagaaaagttttcaaaaaaccTTCTAAGTGTCAAAGACTAATTGATTACATAgattgtgtattcaattaagtctgttaagaTTTGAAAACTAACTTATGCTTATCTAACTATTATAACGGTCATTATTGTATTAATATgtcgaaccaatataaaaatcagtgtttgattttcttctccctatctctcTGCATTAATTGATACTCTCATTAGTTGATTAAGCATATTGTTACATTGCACACACATTGCTTACGGTCCaagaaagatttaaagaatcatatcatttgcgaaaaagatttgaaaagcgTTTACTATTATTAAATATCAATTCACCCCttcccctcttggtgttgaggaACAAAGCTCATCAATTATAACAATTGGCACCAAAGcaggttttcaaaaattatttgaaaaaaatatcaattaaccATTTTGTATAATTGATTGTTCGATCCTGAAATGGCTTTTAATTCTCAAActtttggtgaaggtgcatccacaaatagacCACCTCTATTTGCTGACAAAAACtatgttttttgaaaaattagaaGACAAAGGACATACTGTaagaaaatgttattataaaaagGTTGGTGTTCCAAGAAAAAGGTACAAATGGATTCTCGAAGAGCAACTTCGTTCAAATGTTTTGCAAGAAAGTAAGAAGCTGAAAAGTGTTCAAGGTTGGTTTTCAGTGGAATACATCTCATATTCTTGACCTCACCCGAAACAATACTAGTATAtgatattacattaattatactATATATGATACTTTGACTCTGTTTTCAATGTTATTTGTAAAATGGTGTGCTTGTATGTGTTGGATGCAGTGTTAACATGGGCTGAATAGAGCTAATACAATGGGTTGATaatatgtatgtttttttttccttaaaatctGGTCACGATGCTTGATCTTGTGTATGGAATGTTTTGGATTGATTAGTCAGTACTAAAATGCTCGATGTGAATTGTAAGTCCTTGTTGTTTAGCTGTTGTTTAATCTGGGAGTGGTTCTAAAGAGGGGCAGTTAGTAGTATTCAGTGGATGGATGGTATTCTTTGGTGTTTATGAGAATTTTCAGATgggtttaagttttttttttttttttttgcactaGCCAAAGATGATTGCTGGATTAGGATGTAGCTTTTGTGGTGATACGTGATGGCTGAACATGTAGAGGTTCAGATTGGAGATGTTTTTGGTTGAGAGATAGGAGGAATAGATGTGTAGGTAACTTAATTTTGAGGATGAAAACTTTTTAAGATAGGAGAATGTAAAATtcgaaaaaattaatattattttatgcgAAAGTGAGTTATTAGAATATCTTTAAGATAATGTTTAGTTTTAGTATCATGTAATTAATTAGTTAGagtttataaaagtatatacaAATACTATATAGTGAGTATATATAAATGGTTTAcattagaaatatataaatatggtaTATGGTGAGTACATATAAATGGTTTAcattagaaatatataaatatataagtatataagGATAAGTTATAAGGatattaaatgattatatagtcagcaaaataaaaaactattctCAATTGGACATTTTAATGATTTTCCAAAAATTGGAGTGTTACATATACaacatttaaaaagtttaaaattaatcgtataattaataaaaaataaaaatacaatttaataattaacacctaataaattataatataaactaaCATAACACTAAATATCTAATACTAAGAATTTAACAAACATAAAAACCACCACACCACATTAAATCAATAAGGGAGAAAGACTAATACAATGGTAATAAAACAAACTCAATGGAAGTCTCCACTAAAACAATATAAAGGTGTGCAATCAACAATTATCAATGCCATCACATACAATAAACAAGAGAGAAAAGGCAATATAAAGTTGAAGAAAACTAACTTTAATACGAAAATCAATCGATTAGGATGAAtacttgaaaaagaaaaagagttccACAAGTATCAATGGAAGTAAAATAAAGTAACATATATCATTAGCCCTTTTTTTTTCcctaaaatattaaagtaatatatatataaagaatgaTACAggtattagaaagtgggtttaggtctaactcaactccacaaaatcaacttgtaaggtgaggttgcaccttatttatatattataaattggttttatctttactcgatgtgggactttcaacacgtatgaaaagcaaaaaataaagaaaagttgTATTTCTAACATTAAACACAATATTAGTCATgtgtttacaatttttttttacaatgtcattcaaaataaattgcTTTTGTgctataatattaaaataaattatttttaactttggaGAATTAAGAATCGCGTTTTATTTTTGAAAGGACTAAAATTTTGTATGATCTTCAAAGATTTCTAAATCTGTTCTATCAATAACTtagttttaatcataaattttatttcttttttaactttggGTTTACTACCACTTATTATATGATAAACGGTTTATTAAGTATGATTAACACATATTAATGAATATATCTTAGTTTAGCATAAATTTATGCTACtttaattttccattttatttcttgtttagTGGGTAAACTTGTTATTATAAATGAACAAcgttatatttattaatttaacgtcattataacaatatatttcgtttttatttttatctttcatgtgaatattactaattaaatataatcattttaaattttagtattacAAAACCGTggtattatttgtatttaaataacgttttatatttttttattattattatcattttaaaaatattgaaaaaataactttttaaaaaaaaaatttgtatcaaGAAATGTCTTAAATTTCCTAAACTAAATGTTCTCGGTTAAAAACTGAGAACTAAATCTTTAAATGCATTAAATTACGTAAACAAAAATGCGATATCAGatttattataaactaaaattaatttatacattaacatatattttaattaatatacttaagatttgattttaaatgattatattaatatattaattatataattttttatgaatatggtgattattttttattaaaaattaacacGCTAAATATTACTAtcaattatgaaatttaaaaaacaatcatTGCCGgcatataaaatgaataaaaaaattaaatacagaATCGTATTAGGAAACcaaattaaaactattaaaacaaTCAACAGAACCTGAACTGATTCTTGTATTTGTTCTTGACAAATCTATTCCATAATACAACCATTCATAATAGTAATAAACCAAAATCATATTGAACCtagttaattattaaatatttactaattaattaatataatttttattaatattaatgtatatatttaattaattatataaagaaatatttatgtGTACACAGCCAACAGAAAAGTAGATGAAAATTAATGTATTCtattcatgtttttattttaattaaaggtGAATGTTGAGGAAATAATTATACAGAAATAGAAACTCTTAGACCCTCAACGCATgtattaaaaagattttaaataaataagtccTTTATTACAGAATCAGATAAGATAACCAAAAATAAAGTTCTAtacatttatgaaataattaaaatatagtcacaaacaaattcataatctaagactttaattaaatttattgagaaTTATCATAATTAAGTGAAGAAATAATGGAAAAAATCACTCCATCaagcaaaattaattataatttcagtCAGTACATCTTATAAAAGGCCACTAACAGTATAATACTTATACTCTTCAGTTCATCGTAGAAATTCTCATTCTCTTCTGTGCATGTTAACAATGGCAGCAAATATGCAAAGCTTTTCATCTCTTGTTCTCGTTCTGTTGTTTCTCTGCAACACTTGTCTCTCAAACCCTCTGAAGGGCTTCAGTGTGGAAATGATGCACCGTGATTCTGAAAAATCACCATTCTATCGTCCCTCAGAAACTCATTCTCAAAGAGTTTCCAAAGCCATTCAGCGTTCCATAGCTCGTTCCAATCATCTCAAAAAACCTTCTGCTTCCATAGACACGGTTGAATCCACCGTGATACCGAATTCAGGTGAATATCTCATGACCTATTCAGTAGGAACTCCACCATTCAAAGTTCTAAGTATAGTTGATACTGGTAGCAACATTGTCTGGTTGCAGTGTAAACCTTGCATAGACTGCTACGAACAAAACAGTCCTATATTTGATCCTAGAAAATCCACAACATACAAAAATCTACCTTGTACTTCTAGGGCATGTCAAGCTGTGGGAGCTTCCTCTTGCTCAGAGAAATGTGAATATAGCATTAACTATGGTGATGGATCACATTCAGTAGGAGATCTCAGTGTGGACACCATAACCCTAAGTTCCACCGAAGGTTCACCTGTCAAACTTCCTAACATTGCTATAGGGTGTGGACATGACAATACTGGGACCTTTGAAGCCAGTGGTTCTGGCATAGTTGGTCTTTCTGGTGGAGCCACTTCTCTTATATCTCAGTTGGGTTCTACAATTGAGGGAAAGTTTTCCTACTGTTTGCCACCATTTTTTGCAGGGTCTAAATCATCCAGCAAACTCAGTTTCGGAGATGCTGCTGTGGTTTCTGGGAAAGGGGTTGTCTCAACTCCTATAATCAAAAAAGAGAATCAAATATTCTACTTCCTTACCTTGAAATCATTGAGTGTTGGAGGAAAAACAGTAGCTGTCGGAAGCACTTCTTCCGAGTCTGGTGAAGAGGGAAACATCATAATCGACTCAGGGACAACACTCACTCTTTTGCCGAGTCAGGCTTACACAGAATTTGAATCTGCAGTAGCAGATGCAGTGAAACTGGAACGTGTCAGCGACCCGAATGGCTTTTTGAGGCTATGCTATCAAACTGGTTCAAAATCTCAACAAGAAATACCAGTAATCACAGCACATTTCACAGGTGCAGATGTTGTTTTGAAACCAGTCAACACCTTTCTTCAGGTTGCTGATGGGATCTCATGTTTAGCTTTTCGTGCAACTGATGATCTCTCCATCTTTGGAAACGTCGCACAGCAGAACTTCTTGGTTGGATACGATCTAGAAAACAAAACTGTTTCTTTTAAGCCTACAGATTGTAATAAGGAgtgatttttttcttctgtttttcaCTTTGCTTGAATAATACAGAACAGACTGTCTTGTCATTCTTCATTATGTATTAATATTCTATCAATTCACACGGCTTCTAAGATATTCCTACCAAGttctaaaatagtttaaataattcttctttctttcgaatgactttttaaaaacaaaatccagAATTCCATACTTTAAAATCGAACAATAATCTAGATAAATGATTATTAACTCTAATAGTAATGTTACTTAAAAGACTTGGATTAGAACAccaagatttttttatttatttttttcacttacaAATGTATTCTATCAATTCCAGGATATACACGCTATTTGTTcataataactatatatatatatatatatatatatatatatatatatatatatatatatatatatatatatatatatatatatatatatatatatatatatatatgcatttccTATGAAGTTTTTGGCCTGGTTTTAATGAactgttatatttttgttatatattagaacctcataaatataataagtgatagttttttatcattaaagacaaatatataaataaagataaatggatATCCCAATccatacaaaaagaaatatatacaaataaaattgtttCCTTGTTAGCACTCTCGTATAATATGGACATTATAAAAGGCCCTACACTTGTGCTCCAAAATACAGAAGTAACATATAATGGAGAGGATAATTATACTATCATTTCTTCTATTTtagcttttattttctttgtaaacttattatatttggCAAAAATGTTATatctattaatttaatatcattattattacgattttttttttaatattagtaatCAAATACAGTTAAGTTTCCGTTTTAGATATAacgatatattcattttgaatattaataatcAAAAATTACGTTTTCGTTTTACATTTTAGTATTACATAGTTATGATACtattttgatttaataatatttatatattattgtattatttattacaacATTCGACATGAAACCTTTAATCGTTGGACCGGTTCCATATTAAAATCATTGAAGAATAACTTTTTGTGAAATATCAagaaatatcttaaatttcttAAACGAGTATTCTCGGTTAAAACTAATAACTATTCTTGAAATGCactaaatcatataaaaaattaaccttTGGGTAAACAACttcatgaaaaacaaaataacatatgAAACATTCCAATAAGTTATTAATTACTTAccttttaattaatgtattaatCGGTTAAcgttaattaatatatttaataaatttttaataaaaaattaactcaaCAAACATTACAATAAGCATGACATCCTTatctttatattcaaataatataacttaatatatatatatatatatatatatatatatatatatatatatatatatatatatatatatatatatatatatatatatacacttatGTTACAATACGTTAAAAGAATTGATgattatttgaaaaaagaaattattcgattattttgaaataaatagaatttgttctattatatattctaataaataaataaaatattttttttatttatacaaaatagaattattcaattaaaaaattacacttaATAAAAAAACCGAAAGTATTTccttatatatattacatatgtTTGTGTAATTGTGTATGCAAgacttattattaatataaacagtttcaaaatataatttaatgtatatacgtaataaaattaatttaatgtatataggtaatataatttatcaccaattttgttttaaaaaatgtttgtcTTTGTATctttaacattttcattttatttgtataaaatttaaaaaataagggaaaattaattaatataacacACTCTTGTTGTAAgaattcagaaaataaaatattagaattggtaggtgtattaaaataatgagatcaaatattataaaattaaaaataagttgattaaataaatagaatttcttaaATTCGTCTCATTATATATCTTAAAGActcaccttctctctaaaacattATTCTCTTGAACTCTCTTATTTAAGAGTTCTAACTCCTCGATCATTTTGTTTGACAATCAGAAGGTGTCTAGACGTTCATTGCAACAAGGTTTACTTATCCATCCGATCAATTTCTagtttagagcaagtaagttttgactcatttttctctctcattcttAGTTTAAGATCATGCGTTGTAATCCTTTGTCACATGTGATTCATGATCTTTTTTCATAATTCTTGGTCAATCTAAGATTCTAAGGAATCTTTCCGTTTTCAATTCAGTGTTTCGTAGGTGTTTGTAGAATTTTCTTGCATTTCAAGCAATCGGGGAGACGTTTGTAGAGTTTGATAGTTCCTCGTGAGGTAAGGAAAGTTAGATCTTGTTTTAGACTAAGTTTGTGAACTGAATTTAGTATCTCTATGTATGATAAGCtgaattgaatttaattctAATTATTGTTTTAGTAATGTTTGTGTTAGATGATGATCAATTATTGTTTGATGCTTGAATGCTTGGTGCAGTGTGAATTCTATGTTGATATTGTTATGTTAGTGTGTAATGGAGGTATAAGGATGTTAGAAATTGAATTCTAAGTGGTTAGAGTAAAGAGTAACCAATCCATTGTTTTAAGGTCAAAAAGAGAGGTTTTTATGGGTGAAATTGAGAGATAGATGTTAGAGTGAGAAAACAACTAGTTCAGTATTGTCATGTGTGGTCATTTGAGACTTTTTAGAAGTTTTCTTTGAATGAAATCTGATATGGAACTTAGAGGTAGTTCATTGTTGAAGTTTTGGAGTGCTTTTAGTGAAAATTTGAGGTTTTGAGTAGTGAGATTTTGACTTATAGGTTCTGGATCAAATTGGTCAGTTTAGAGGTTAATGATAAATCATTTCTGACTTGTTACAGCCCTTAAACCACTCAAAAATAAACTAGAATAAAGATAAATTGAGATTTTGGTATCTAAGTTGAGAATTTAGAGGTTTTTGAGTTAGTGTCTTGTTATAAACTATTGATTATTAGTTTAAGATATGTTATACACTTTTGTTTAAGTCTAAAATAGATGATAATCCAATCTATGATTGTTAGAAATTGGTAAAAGAGGTTAGAAGAGGTAAAAGGTGGTCTAGAAGTGTTAATTTTGCAGTTTTTAATGCAGGTAGTTCAATCTTGGGGATTATCCTTGATGTTGTGTGGGTTTAATATACACACATATCCATATATATCCCCAttagtaagatattgtccgctttgggctaAGCTCTCACGGATTTTCTTTTGGTatcactccaaaaggcctcttactaAGGgatgtatcttatgtgtatataaacctatgtgtatttaatattttatgcgATGTGGTACTTTGTTTGTATCCAACAatcctaacactctaatggtcattcattctcaagtagagaagttTGACACATGTAGTGAGAGTAAAAGGACGTCTTAGTcgtgggtgcttccagtatgatcAAAGGTGTGGAACATACTAACAtatgtgagtgtggtagggtgtaACCCGTTGGCAATGAAGCAATAGagaccaccacaagtgcacaacccatCACAGCTCGGCATTCATTCCAAGAATGAACAGTCTAGTCTAAGTCTTGACATGTTAGGATATTTGATTTAATTGTTCTATGTGATTTAATTATGATGTTTGATATATTAGTGTATTGTATGAATTGTTTTaatatctagcttacccttttgtttgtaattttgtttgtatgttcttttgcttcttttcttGACTATGATCATTTGGTGGGTGTTAGTAGAGGATGATGAAATCAGTGTGGAGCAGACTCTAGATGAGGGACTGCAGATGCTTAGTTATCCTTTTAGACTAGTTtcttgtatatagttttgatcTAACTATCTTACACATAAAGTTTGCTTTATGATTGTCTTGAGATGAGTGTAAATTTAACTTTATGTTTCAGCACGGGGCTTTATATTGAATATGTGATACTTTCttatagttaaatattataattttggtaTGTTACACGTGACGTGTAGacttatattaatataaatttgatttacaaGAATGAATATTTAGACTATTGAAGATAACACATTATCTGCATGCCAGCATAGTTCTCAAATAGAGATAAACTAAGAACACCCAATTGGAATTGGTTTTGGGGGAATATGGATAATGGGTTTTGGGAAAGGCTTAATTATAGGAAACTTTGGAACAAGTTTTCCAAAAACTTCATAATCTTGATGCAAGCTTGGTTTTGTTACCTCTTCATGTAAAAGCTTCCCTATAAGTAAAAGAACACAAGTTCAACCTGCATAATCTTTTCATGAgaataaatcttttattttaaaaaattattaaataacaattaactTTCGACACTAATTAACCGTCAGTTACTATGTtgactaaattatataaaattattgatatataaaataagattattataaataataaattataattgatttgcaaattaaaattaaaattaatctttaattaattaacaagttttaaatatttatgattattaattctaaattagtttctaatttaaaattaaaatctaatttagaTACTAATTCATTTCTTGATAGTTAATATTAGAGAGTATTTAGACTTAATTTTgttaactaattataatttttacttcaTAATTGAgactatttttatatattaataatttttacttcatAAAGTTGtatctaaattaattaatataatatgtaattatttttattcttaaattaattaatatttaatgatttCTTTTAGTGTTAAGTTATCATATTATGTAGATAGACAATTTGAAGAAGTGACCACCGTTAGTTATatcagaaaacaaattaaaaacattagtTATGAATTACTAAATTcgaaattaaacaaaaaatatatatatatcacagtttagaaaagaaataaaaattaaaatcgtgtaataatttataaactaaacatatatttaCGTAATACTGTTACTTGTTGCATTAGTATAGAGCACAAACCTGAAACCTCTACTGTAGCCATTGCAGAAGAATCACAAGTGAAGGTGGCAAAAAGAACGAAGGAAGCACAGAAGTGTAAAAGAGCACATTGCAGAGTGGAAGCCTTTCTCGTTCTGAGGAAAATAGCAAAGCTTTTGAAATCTGACTATATACTTTCATTATTCATAGTACCTTCCAACTTTGGTTTAACTGTCTATTATTAATTGTGGAGaacaaactattttattttcttttctttcaatcaaACAAACTTTATTATGGGTTGTTGGAACTTTGACTTGTGTTAAGACAGGTCAATTATGACCGTTATTATAGTGCTCATAATGGCTATCTCGATTAAatgactttttttcttttgcttttggatCTGTGGAgaattaatattatcattaatactaatatatatgGCTATTGTTTCCATCATTACTCTTATtgcagaagaaaaagagagggagAACACAGCTGagaaagaataagaaaga
The Vigna angularis cultivar LongXiaoDou No.4 chromosome 5, ASM1680809v1, whole genome shotgun sequence genome window above contains:
- the LOC108339080 gene encoding aspartic proteinase CDR1 yields the protein MLTMAANMQSFSSLVLVLLFLCNTCLSNPLKGFSVEMMHRDSEKSPFYRPSETHSQRVSKAIQRSIARSNHLKKPSASIDTVESTVIPNSGEYLMTYSVGTPPFKVLSIVDTGSNIVWLQCKPCIDCYEQNSPIFDPRKSTTYKNLPCTSRACQAVGASSCSEKCEYSINYGDGSHSVGDLSVDTITLSSTEGSPVKLPNIAIGCGHDNTGTFEASGSGIVGLSGGATSLISQLGSTIEGKFSYCLPPFFAGSKSSSKLSFGDAAVVSGKGVVSTPIIKKENQIFYFLTLKSLSVGGKTVAVGSTSSESGEEGNIIIDSGTTLTLLPSQAYTEFESAVADAVKLERVSDPNGFLRLCYQTGSKSQQEIPVITAHFTGADVVLKPVNTFLQVADGISCLAFRATDDLSIFGNVAQQNFLVGYDLENKTVSFKPTDCNKE